The following nucleotide sequence is from Trypanosoma brucei gambiense DAL972 chromosome 3, complete sequence.
AGCCGCGCGTGTAtgcggagggggaagggggaggggaggggatgTGCTCAGAAAGCCGCGGAGGTGCATTGGACGCTGCCTTTGACCGTGGTGAGTTACATTGAGGGGTTCGTGTATTCATCTGGTTTTGGCAGCGCCAGTGGCTATGACAGTCGTTCCTTGGGGCGCATTTTATTGGGGTCGGGGTGTCAGAGGAATCTTTTCCAATTTGCCGTGCACTTTTCTCACCGCAGGGCATTGCCGCTCCGCTGCACAGGGAAGGTCCCGCTCGATGAGGCGGGTGGTCTTCTGCCCCCTATAAGAGACGCAAATCGAAGGTCAGCCCAAGTCGAATATTTACTTTCTACGGGCGCCGGGGCAACGGCCTCACCCGTTCTAAAATGGGGGACTGCAGAACGTTACCGCTCGTTCGGGAAGGGCTGGACGTAGTTGAAGGTCCGAAAACAACGAAAGCTTTGGAAAGTGTAGCGTTTACGCCGTAGCTTTCGAATATTAAGTAGCCCGCTATGGCGGCAGCCCGTTTTCCCCATAGCTTCAATGAAAGCACGGTAAGATTGGAGCAACCGAGCGGGAATCGGTGCTCATTAGCCATGGGAAAGTGATGCAAGCTCTCATCGTGATGTGTGGGGCGCCTGCGCTCCAGAGGGCGAAAGCGGGAAACCGACAGTAGATTACTGCCCGGAGCGGCGTTTCAAAGTAACCAGTGACGTGGACTCAATCCGACTGAGACCGGTTAAGGGAGAGCAGTTCCCCCACCGGAACCACTTGCAAACAAGGCTGCAACGTGAAAGCTGGAAAGGCTGCCGAAATTTTTGACGGTGGTCGTGGATTTGCCTTCCTGCGCACGGCAAAACCGGGGGTGGCGTAGAAAGCATCGATCAGTTCGGACGGCGGTAGCATAACGCTAGCGGTGGAAAACGGTTTGGTCAGGGTCTCGGAGACAATGTCCAGCAGGACTCTGAAGGAGGTGAGAAAAGACAACTAACGGCGCAGGATGGCCTTGACAACGCCGTTGCATCCGCTGACCGGTAACCGGTGGCcatgaaaaaaagacgtgGGGCGATGGCGTGCGGACAGCCGGTGGCAGAAGCTTCCGGTATTTCCCGACGTGGCGGACGATGTGCTTTTGCCCTCCCGCACGTGATTCCGCGCTCCTTTGTGCACGCACCGTCCCCTTCCGCCACCAACCGAAGCTCACGGCCAATTTTAAACGGGTCGAAATGCGGTTTCGAAGGTCCCACAGCCACGCGGCTTCGCGCTAACGAAGAACCTCTATACGATCCGATGGCGGATTTTCGGGTGCCACAGAAAACGATATCCCACGCGGGGGAGCAACGCCCAGCCGCCCGCGGAAATTCCGAGGGGCGCTGACGCGCGACGGGAGCGCCGTTCGGCGAATGGAACGTCTCCGGGTCCCTCTTTACCTGCGGTCCACACTACCTTCAAAATATTTGCGGGCACCTTCCCGACGAGACCTGTGCAGACAAAGTTGCAGTTCATCCAACCCAGCTtgaaacacaaagaaacgaaaagcaaGCATCTACGAAACCCGCGAAGCAGTGACAGCAATAACGGAGCAACTCACCCGCAGCAATCTAGGCACAGTAGATGAGTTGAGCCatctctttatttcttttcagtTACCTTACGGCAGCCCCAGGTGCACGTCCGCAAGGTAAACGCTAATAGAGGTCAGAACCATGTCGTATCGGTTGCGACGTACTTCcatccctttttcttcgtaGTGTACCGGCCTTCCTTCACCCCATTACCTTACCTTCGCTCCCTTCCTTCAATCCCCTTTGTGGCGCAGAAGCGCCTTGCGCTTGCCGATGCCAGTCCCAGTCCATATTGAATTCGCACCTCCTCTGCAGTGCCTTTGGACCCCTACATTTCAATACCCTCGGCGTAGTTCTGGTAGCGGTCGTAGAGAACCGTTCGAACGTTCTCCCTGGATTCTGCGATCCGCTTCCGCATGAAGTCTGCTGCCCACGCTTCACTCTTATGCATCGCGAGGCGCCAGGACAGATCGTGAATTGTCTTTTTGGGCTTAAAGCAAGGAAGGCCACTGCTGAGCATCAGTTCAACAAGCACACAAATCTCGTGGGCGTATTGTCGAACAGCGAGGAAGCAACGAATCGTCAGGTCCACAAATAGATTGTAGCTCTCCAGATCCACTAGAGCTTTTGCGAGGGAGGGGCTTGGttgcttccctttcccttcattcACCGGGTACCCCATGAGCTGCGCCATTTCCAGGGTTAACTTGAACGGGGACGACTCGAAGTTGATGTCGCCTCCCGGTGAAAGGTCAAACAAAAACCCGAAGTCTATGTGCACCAAGTGGCCATAGGAGTCGATAAGAATATTGCCGTTGTGACGGTCCTTTATGTTGAGGACGAAAGAAGCGGTGGCATATGAGGCCATGCTTCGGATAAAACACTCCCGAGCGCGATGGAATCTTACAGATTCTGGGTAGCCGTAGGTCTGTACAAAGTACTCCGAGAGGTTACCTTCCACCAGTTTCCCAATCTGATCACGACTCATTGCCCGGGGAACACACTCGATAACACCACAATCCCTCCCGGTGGCAACCACCTTGTACGGATAAAGAAAGGATGGTAGCTGGATGGAGTCAAACACACGGCGGAAGAGCCCTATCAGTTGCAATGCAAGTTGATCCTGCCTGCAATCATCCCCCATCTTGAAAATGCAGAGCTTTGACGTGACCGCTTCTTTATCCGAACCGGTCGCCTCTCCTTGTGCATTTTCCCCGTCCCGACAATTCTGCGGAACGCAGTGAAACTCCACCATGATGGGGCACTTTGCCGCGCTCTGCATTGCACCAGCGGTGTCAGGGCGAAGGGCGACGATTCTCCAGTTGGGATCTGTGGGCAAATATAAGTGCTGTCCTCCGATAGAGTCGTGGAATTCCTTATCGGGCAACCGAAGGCGGAGCCTTCCCTTTCGAAGCGGCCTCTCGACAGGCATCATTTCTCCAGACAAGGAAATAATTCGGTCAATGAAATGGAACTCACCGTCATGGAAAGCTTTCCTTGAGGCATTGAAGGAGTGCCGGATCTCCGACGCGAGTTGGGAGCACTTCCGTGCGTGCTCGCTATCTCCACCCCCTTCTGCTTGTAGGGACCAAAGGAGCTGGTGCTCAAACGTTTGGCTCCTTTTGCACATTTTCTTCAAGAAAGACGGCACGGCCCCGATTGGGTCCTCTGAAAGTATCTGAAGTATTTGAGGGAGGTAAAACGTAAGCGAGTCGCACTTTTTACACAAAAGGCTGCGAAGGGCGTACGCGGAGACCTGCGGGTACCGAGTCGCATACCGCGCGTGCAGATGGCGGAGGGACTGCACAAGACCACCGTTCCTGAAGAGGTGGAGCGCAGGATACCCGTTGACCAGCGTTACGCTGTTCAAATAGAGATCCACTGCTCCGGGTATATTGCAGTAGACCTCTGGATTCTCAGAGACGATTTGCGCAGCCCAACCCACCACATGTTTGTTGGGAAACCGCGCTACCAACGCAACCAGTACTGCGGGGTCGCTTTCTGACGCCGCCGTGCAGTGCGATAACCATTCGCCACTGGAAATGGCGTCAAAATAGTCGCGGGACGGCGTTGAGAGGGAATCGGAAGGATGGAGCCAAACGAGGAGTCGATGGTGCTCGTGTTTGACCAGGAGTTGCAGGAGTCGGATGAGGCTCATTAACCGTTCCCGCTCAGcggcaatcaggctttcaaTGTCCGTGAAAGTTCCACCCGCAATGTCTTCACCTATCCGGCGCTGCGAGACACTTCCCACAAGCGTCAGATTGACAAGGGTGGAATCAGCTGACTTTTCTGGTGAGGCAAAGTCCAGAAACCCATCGCTAGAACGTGACAATGCTTGCATGTCCCTGTCCAACATTTCCATAAGTTTTTGCAAGGCCGCTAGTTCCTTCTCCGCGGCCGTGCGGTCCCGCGAGAAGTACCAAGAAGGCGGCGTCTTTTGAAACCAGTGCATCAAACAGCGATAAAAGCCTTGGCGCAGGGCTCCGACGGAGAAGGCGGGGGTTAGGGCCGGCAAACCCTCGCGCGCACGGCACTCGTTTGCAGCTTGTAAATTACGGCAAATGAGACCTATCATCAGGACGCAGCGCGTCATTTCCGAGAAGGACGTATCTTTTGTGGAGAGCCTGGACGGAGTTTTCACGATCCTCAAGGCGAGTTGCTTTAAAAGGTGGAGAACGGGCGGGACAAATGATACTGGCCCGCCCTCATCGACATAGCACGCAATTAAAAACTCGGCGAGAAGCTTATGTGGAGAGTTCGTGGCATAATCATGTGAGTAAATGGCCGCATCCCGCCTTAACTGTGGTTTCCTACCTGACTCCACTTCGTCAAGGCCTCTCGGTCTGGAGCCGTCAAACAGTCCAACACGATGGGTAATTGTCCACACAAATCCCTCTACAACTTCTGCTAGCAGTGGGGCTGCAAAGAGCCCCGGTCTCTCAAATAAGATCCACCTCCAGCAACTGATGGCCTTGGCCAGGGCGTCGCTTGAAAACGAGCGGATGGGGTACTGCACGATGCACTGCAGAAGGCTTATATGCATTGATGTACCAAGCCGCGCGCTCGTCAGGAGCACGGCCGCGGAGCAAGCTAGTGTGTCACTTTCATGCAGCTTATCTGACAAGGTCTGACTACAAGGTGGGGTACATGTGGACGTCCAGGAACCCCGGTGAGCCGTGTCCTCCGCTTCCCCACCGTGGCAACCACGGCTAAAATCATCCACACCTATTTCACCAGACAGAGCGTTCGTCAACGTCACGAACTGCTGCTCCCTTAGTTGTTTACTCAAACCGAAGGTCTTCACAAGGTCCTCTCCCGCTTCCTGCAGGTGCTGAAGCAGCAACTGATCAGCACCACCATGGGTTGCTACCCGAAAGAGTGCCCTAACGTGGCCCTTTGCGTTGCTCCTCCTTATGAGGCTTCGCTCACACATCGGCTTCGACGTTGCCGATAAACCCCCAGCGTTGTGTGCACGAAGGGCCAGGCTTAACCCGATGCCGGGCTCGACCGTGCCGTACGTCGGCTGTTCAACGATGAAACGCTCGGCATGTTCCCGCAAGGCGATGGGGGAGCCTTGCTCTGCTAGCTGGGCCCAATGCACTGCAAAAGAGACGGCCTCACTCAACTGTTTTCGTCGTTCCGGGGATTCCGGATCCGCAGCGACGGCGGGGGGCTCCAACATTTGCTTTGATTGGCAGTAAAGCTCCACCTCTGCTGCACTTCCCTTTTCAAGCACGCCGATGACGTCCCACACAAGTGGAAGAGCCTGGCAAGTCCCCACAAACGACGGGAAGGCTGATATAATCTTACTTAGTATTTCTTTGGCGGAGCGCCTTACTGATTGAACGGCGAAGCCATATAATAAGACGAGTTGTGGTACGTCCGCCTCGATCCGTTTCGCGGCCGTGTCGGGAGACGTGGCTTTCAACGCTGAGAGATACCGATTTGTTGCAGCAGCCGTTAGGCACGACGTTGCTGCCCGGAAATCTGCACTAGCGTCGAACTCACAAATTTCGAACCGGTGGTACTGTGCAATAGTTGAGATGAAACCGCAGGAAGCTCGGAGGATTTCGAGGGTTGCCAGCgcatgaaaaagaaaaagttcaGAAAACGGCAATCGGCGCCCCACGGACGATACACCAGGGCAGCAGTCTTCCAGGTATTGCAGCAACCCCTTTCTGTAAGGCTTTATGGCGTGGCTGTCAGTGCTGTAGTTACGCAAATGACGTTCCAAAAGTTCAATATCACTCATGACCTGTTGGTAATCGGTGGATCGCATGCGCAAAAGCTGTGGTGATAAAGAGGCAAGGAGGCGCACGCCCTTCGTTTGGTTCCAAGACAACACGTACTCACCCCCACGGGGTTGCTTAACATCTGATGATCCCTCCGCACCTTTTCCCTCAGCTTGCGTTAGGAGCATCACCTTGGAAGTAAAGCCATAATACGTAAGCATCAGCCAATAGGAGCGCAGCTGGGCGGCGTCGCTGTCATCATAGAGTGGAAGACTCATGCTATTAGGCTGAATGCCACTGTGGTGCATGAAAGAGTCTGTACTTTCCAACTGCTTGAACCTCTGCACGTTATCACGGTAACTCTTGAGACACTGTACGTCTTTTTCAGGCAAAAGTGTGAGAAGCTGGCAGAGCAGACACAACGGTTGCAGGAACAGCGAAAGCGTCGCAAGGGCCACCTCGCTCATATCGGAACGCATATGGTGACCGTTCTGCGTTTCCTTCCCACCGTCAATGTTAGTGTCGTAAATAATCCCGGAGCCTGGCCACAAACAGTTGATCATGCATCGGAGGACCGAGTGTAGTAGGAGACGCAGTACTTTTCCCTCGTTGTTGATCGCCTCAACAAGAGGCGATTTGTTCCATTCATCGCCGGCATCGCCCGAAGCATTGTGGGGTAAATCTCGAAGCGCCTCACGGACCATCGCAAGGACACGATCATGGCAACGCCGAGTAAGGTGCCAAAAAGCGTCCGCCGTGACCTGTAGTTCGTTGCCTGGAAactgtttatttgtatgcGACAATTCGATACACCGAGTGTGGGCTCGCAGAGTGTCCTCCACCGTATCAAACAGCAGCTGGGTGTACCGACGTAGAC
It contains:
- a CDS encoding phosphatidylinositol 4-kinase alpha, putative: MDDIRFPSWVSHSPAFAFARVLGYQLRRQPLDTPATDNSPQALALGSGGPRWGDAPLAVSGREELLGPCMQEGYSGADVLFGRSRTDPWLASLSSVSMPQHLHGGAMPTTHAFSVVNSGYMLLHPRVTQLFEMSQAKDLIAGQGRISGKNAPVLIALVALAVECRSLPLDRTKSFYLECVSLYTSLMQQLNTTTFSLGVDIRGFVSSLVACGIHLRHASSGSGGLEREKAGCTTSTCAGKDVGDGSVELSREGLVGFGAHVVDPLLVQCIPSNADECVDNSIALGALEGIAIAGEAGNVDLGTELVEHLHNLTDALVTSSHRRDPPYKELLCYLVEALSSVHGVCYTKLRYWCLTLLRPEYILRGLQRREGIQARLVAATLRLLMGWLKETAMSISCPGDSAARSGGNGDGGTTSCCSISNFVDRREVVEAETLIEGVWAVLQDSEDKWGKVQNRSFVLYGTSLRAVVVSLLQAELERIRCYAIVNSTCQHNAHSGQQRERGNGSGDAGYVPSMEEDALRLGVIGNIVKFLLLPKSAFAAIGTAGPVVSLHQDIAEHSAKVLAFVASTDGRALSTSTHPFSVLGAKMRRIQFSNKFYGGVEQVTHELIRCILRAGNLGIATSSNVETRSRTAALCLQGLCATNAYIRALVSTEVNDAVTRNDGLQQLGDGADEAGSNVEGRLDQGPVDVSLRFSVCFEMMNRVLLSRHHSLCNPLPYESLRRYTQLLFDTVEDTLRAHTRCIELSHTNKQFPGNELQVTADAFWHLTRRCHDRVLAMVREALRDLPHNASGDAGDEWNKSPLVEAINNEGKVLRLLLHSVLRCMINCLWPGSGIIYDTNIDGGKETQNGHHMRSDMSEVALATLSLFLQPLCLLCQLLTLLPEKDVQCLKSYRDNVQRFKQLESTDSFMHHSGIQPNSMSLPLYDDSDAAQLRSYWLMLTYYGFTSKVMLLTQAEGKGAEGSSDVKQPRGGEYVLSWNQTKGVRLLASLSPQLLRMRSTDYQQVMSDIELLERHLRNYSTDSHAIKPYRKGLLQYLEDCCPGVSSVGRRLPFSELFLFHALATLEILRASCGFISTIAQYHRFEICEFDASADFRAATSCLTAAATNRYLSALKATSPDTAAKRIEADVPQLVLLYGFAVQSVRRSAKEILSKIISAFPSFVGTCQALPLVWDVIGVLEKGSAAEVELYCQSKQMLEPPAVAADPESPERRKQLSEAVSFAVHWAQLAEQGSPIALREHAERFIVEQPTYGTVEPGIGLSLALRAHNAGGLSATSKPMCERSLIRRSNAKGHVRALFRVATHGGADQLLLQHLQEAGEDLVKTFGLSKQLREQQFVTLTNALSGEIGVDDFSRGCHGGEAEDTAHRGSWTSTCTPPCSQTLSDKLHESDTLACSAAVLLTSARLGTSMHISLLQCIVQYPIRSFSSDALAKAISCWRWILFERPGLFAAPLLAEVVEGFVWTITHRVGLFDGSRPRGLDEVESGRKPQLRRDAAIYSHDYATNSPHKLLAEFLIACYVDEGGPVSFVPPVLHLLKQLALRIVKTPSRLSTKDTSFSEMTRCVLMIGLICRNLQAANECRAREGLPALTPAFSVGALRQGFYRCLMHWFQKTPPSWYFSRDRTAAEKELAALQKLMEMLDRDMQALSRSSDGFLDFASPEKSADSTLVNLTLVGSVSQRRIGEDIAGGTFTDIESLIAAERERLMSLIRLLQLLVKHEHHRLLVWLHPSDSLSTPSRDYFDAISSGEWLSHCTAASESDPAVLVALVARFPNKHVVGWAAQIVSENPEVYCNIPGAVDLYLNSVTLVNGYPALHLFRNGGLVQSLRHLHARYATRYPQVSAYALRSLLCKKCDSLTFYLPQILQILSEDPIGAVPSFLKKMCKRSQTFEHQLLWSLQAEGGGDSEHARKCSQLASEIRHSFNASRKAFHDGEFHFIDRIISLSGEMMPVERPLRKGRLRLRLPDKEFHDSIGGQHLYLPTDPNWRIVALRPDTAGAMQSAAKCPIMVEFHCVPQNCRDGENAQGEATGSDKEAVTSKLCIFKMGDDCRQDQLALQLIGLFRRVFDSIQLPSFLYPYKVVATGRDCGVIECVPRAMSRDQIGKLVEGNLSEYFVQTYGYPESVRFHRARECFIRSMASYATASFVLNIKDRHNGNILIDSYGHLVHIDFGFLFDLSPGGDINFESSPFKLTLEMAQLMGYPVNEGKGKQPSPSLAKALVDLESYNLFVDLTIRCFLAVRQYAHEICVLVELMLSSGLPCFKPKKTIHDLSWRLAMHKSEAWAADFMRKRIAESRENVRTVLYDRYQNYAEGIEM